Genomic window (Bacteroidales bacterium):
ATTCTTTTTTATTCTTTGATTATTAATTGCTCCTTCTGTCAATAAATCAACTTTGAATCCAAGTTTCTGACTTAATTCATTTTCTATCTTGATTAATTGAAGCAAAGACGGAGTTTTCTTGAATCTAACAAGCAAATCAATATCACTATTTGGTTTCTCTTCGTGTCGAGCAAAAGAACCAAATATTCCTATCATCAATGGATTATAAGAAGTCAAATAATTTAGTATGATATTTTCTAAAGTTTCTCTTGACATATTTTTTTCTCAAATATAAATATTTTTTTAATACCAAATAAAATTCCAAGAACTAATTGGCGGTAACGGATGGGGCTTGATTTAGGCGGGCAATTAGATACCTGCGTCATTCTCACCCGTGAACAAATTTATAAATAATTTCTGAATTTCAAAATACTAATTTCTGCCCGCTTAAAACAAGCCCATGTTATGCACTGGCGGTTTGTTTATGTCTTAAAAGCTTTATCATTATCAGGTTTTGATGTCAGTTGTCAATATGTGTTTTTTTGTTCAGGCACGTGGGTAAGCGTTTAAATTTTTACAGAAGGGTGGGCTTTTTTTCTTTTTGTGTCAATTTAGTAGAATGTAGTGGGTTGTAGATGGCAAGCTCTTGCTGCAAACTTTGGTCGTGGGTGGCTTGTGCGGTTTGCAGCATGTGCTTGCCATTGTGCTGTTGGCACTATGACCGCCAAACCTTTATATACGCTACTCGCAGACGCTTTGTTTCTTGCAGTATTAGTCAATTTGCTGGGGGTGTCAGGTTACTTTCTCTACGTAACAGTCAATTTACTCGGTAAAATATGTCTCTTTCTTACCGTTATAGTCAATTTACTTGGTGCATACGCTTGTTTTCTTACTGCTAAGGGAAATTCTCTCATCGCTAAAGGAAGTTCTCTAAGTGCTAAGGGAAGTTTTCTCACTGCTAACGAAAGTTCTCTAACCGCTAACGGAAGTTTCCTAAGTGCTAAGGAAAGTTCTCTCGGTGCTAAAGGAAATTTTCTCACCGCTAAAGGAAGTTTTCTCAGGGAAGTAGCTTGTTTTCTTTTTGCTTGTCAATGAACTATAAAAGAAAAGGACTCAATTTTGAGCCCTTTTGTTAGTTATCTCTTCTTTTGCTTTTTAAATTCAAGTTTACTTACCTGTTTATATTGTAGGCTTGTTGCTCCGAAAACAGATTTTACATATTTCTTTACTTCTAATGCAATATCAACAAGACCTGTGTTATCCTGATAAAGTGCGAAATCACGTGCAATAAGTGCATTTTGATAAGGAACTGCTGCATTTATTACGGCTGTATTTAATGTTTTATAGTTTGTAAGGGCTGTGTTAAGTCCTGTTACTTTTAAATCGGTTTCGTT
Coding sequences:
- a CDS encoding nucleotidyltransferase family protein; this encodes MSRETLENIILNYLTSYNPLMIGIFGSFARHEEKPNSDIDLLVRFKKTPSLLQLIKIENELSQKLGFKVDLLTEGAINNQRIKKNIQRDLQIIYNA